The genome window CGTCTTGTATCTCTTCGTACCGCAACCTGTTCGCAGCCGTTTCCACCGCGATGCGGAGACAGCGCCTGGCGAGCTCAAGGTTGTTCTCACAAATACTCAACTGCTTCGACTGGATCTGGGGATCTTGTTGCTCCATCTGATACTGACAGCAAGCTTTGTGGCGCTGCCGTTGGCGCTTCGCAATGAAGCAGGGCTCCCGGCCTCGGAGCACTGGCAGGTGTATCTCCCTGTGTTGATCCTCTCTGTGGGGATCATGCTGCCCTTTTTGATCCTGGCTGAAAAATACCGGGTGATGAAACAGGTATTTGTTGGAGCAGTGTTCATATTGATGTTGTCCCTTTTTGGCCTGTCCCTCTGGCACACGACGCTCCTAGCGATTTTTCTGATGCTGCTCGCGTTTTTTGCGGCTTTCAATTTTCTTGAGGCGAGTTTGCCATCCTTGATCTCAAGGACTGCGCCCCCGGACCAGAAGGGCTCGGCGTTAGGGGTCTATTCCACCTCCCAGTTTCTCGGCACCTTCATTGGGGGCGCGCTCGGCGGATGGCTTTTCGGGCAGTTTGGCTATTCCGGTGTGTTTCTCTTAGGTGCCATTGCGGCCTTCGTCTGGCTCGGGGTCGCATTGAGTATGCCTAATCTACGCCATCTTACGAGCCACATGATCAACGTCGGCAGGATCACTCAGGCACAGGCACAGCAACTGGTTGAGCAATTGACGCAGGTGGCGGGTGTCGCCGAGGCCGTGGTCATTGCCGAAGACGAGGTTGCCTACCTCAAGGTAGACCGAAAGGCGCTGGATAACGATGCCCTGCGTGAAATTTCGCTGCGGAAAGAGTAATGTTAGAAAAATAAAACCATAAGGAGGACGGAGCATGGCCAAAGGCATCAATAAAGTCATCCTGATTGGGAATCTGGGCAACGATCCGGAGACCCGTTATACGCCGAGTGGTAGCGCGGTTGCCACGGTAAGTCTTGCCACCAGCGCATCCTGGCGAGATAAGGAAACCGGCGACCAACAGGAACGGACAGAATGGCACCGGATCGTGTTCTTTGGCCGCCTGGCTGAGATCGTAGGCGAATACCTGCGCAAGGGATCGCAAATCTATGTGGAGGGACGTCTGCAGACACGCAAGTGGCAGGACAACGAAGGCAAAGACCGCTACACGACCGAGATCGTTGCCAATGAGATGCAGATGCTGGGCAGCCGCAGCGGCGGAACCGCCCCTGTCGAAAAAGCACCGCCACCGACAGAGGAGAAAAAGACCGAGCCGGCTGAAAGTGCAGCCGCTGACGAATTCGACGACGATATTCCTTTCTAGGGCAGACCGAACAGTTGCCTAAAGAAACCCGTAACGGTAGTTAACGATCACACGAATTCCCGTGGTCAGATCATCCGCGCCCTCTTGGTCCACAATTAGCCCGCGGATGCGGAACCACAGGCCCCTGAGAACCTCTTTGGGTGGGAGGTAGTCAAGGGTCATATTAAATTCGCTCTCATCCGGCAAGGCGATATGGGTGGTGGCATCGCGCGCGCCGGTGCCGCGGGCAAAACTCCCGAACATGCTCAGCCCTGCGAGCGCCTGTTGCTTGAAGTGATAGGACATCCCGACCAACCAAGCATCCTCTCCGGCCCGGTTAAAGTCTAACTCCATCAAGGACACGAATCCCGGATAGCCACCCCAGGGACTCCTTATGGCGGCCCCATTGGAAGTCGTGTTAAACGCGACGTTCAAGATCGCGCCTTTGTAGCTCACTGCCACCTGAGCCCCGCCATTTTGGGTGTCGAAAGAGCCCAGCAGGGCGTCGCCGACGCTGCGTTGATCGGTGAACTGGCCCGAGAGTCCGAGTTCCAGCTCGTCGGTGATGGCGCTCGTGAAGTTCGCTTCAGTATAGAACGTGTTGAACAGATCGAATCCATAGAAGTTGATTGCGCCGCCGGTGAGGTTGTCCGTTGGCGCAACGATCGCGCCAACCATCGCAACGCCTTTGTCACTTCCCGGCACGCCCGCCACGTCCGACATCGATCGGAAGGTGTCTGCGCTCTTTGTCTTTATCTGATCGATATACCCAACGGAGATCCCCAGACGTCGACCCAGATAGCGGGCGTCATAAGCCTCAAAGGTATTTGCCACCATGCGGTCGTCGTCCCCATTCACATAGACCAGGTTCAATCGTTGCCTGTACAGTCGCGAAAGAAATTCCTTGTGCTGAAGTTGGACATAGGCCGTACCCAGGACGGTGAACCCGCCTTGGCCGGGGCCAAGGAGTTCGGTGCCATCGCGTGTCTCGGGGCCAAAGAGTTTCTGGGAGGTGAAGAGCTCCGCGGAAACTGAAAACAATTCCTTCCACTGTCCCGACACATAGTAGAGCGAGCCCCCCAGGGCCCATGCTTCGTTTTTGCTGCCGTCGAGGTTGTTTTGGTCAAGATAATAGGTGCGCGGCTTGATGCCGAAGCGCGTGTCACGGACAAAGGGTGTACGGTCTTTGAGCCATTCGTCCACGCGGGGATGGAGCCGCCCTACATCTACTGGCGTTTCAGTAAAGGCACGCTGCACCCTGTCCTGAAGTTGTTGCACCGAAGCGGGCGCAGGCTCTTGGGCACGAATGTATTCTGCGGATCGGCTCTGTTGCGATACCAAGCAAAAAACCACAGGCGCCACCAACGCAATGCGCCGTGATCGGATATGATCCAACCTTAGATTCCCCCAAATGACAGCAAGCGGTATTGTGAACTCAGTCTATTCCGTCAACCATTCTTGGTGCCTTAGGTCAATGTTGTGTCATGACAAAATAAATGGAAAACACTTAATCATTAAACTTATTATGACAGCCGCAATTTATTTCCGTGCCAGCACTGTGACCGGCAGCTTTGCAGACTGCCAGACCTGAGTCACGATAACCTATTTTTATTTATACCATCACGCTTGCCTCTCACCTAAAATCCCCCTACGATGCCAAGCTCCAAAACAATTGAATCCCAACGCAAGACTAGCCGACGAACATAAGAGACGTGGAGGATATGATGCATCGTGCAGAGACCTGCCGAAAATCTGGGCTTTATTTCATTTCTCTACTGATTGTCGCGGCGCTGACGGCCTGTGCGGCGCAAGAAGACCGACCCCAGGGGTCACCCGTCCCGAGTGATCAGGTTGGGCAGCTTTTGCCCGGGAAATGGCAGGGAGAGTGGAGCGCCCGCTGGGCAACGGAAGGTCATGGCCCCGGGAAGGTCACATTCAATCTCAAATCAAACAAGCAGGGGCAAATCGCAGGGACAGGCGCTGCAACCCCCTCGGGAGACTGCCCTGATCTGTTTAACATCAAAGGGAGCTATCAAAAGCAAGAAATCATAATGCGAATTTTTCTGACCGGCGCGTGCAGTGGCAGTGACCTCTCGATGAATATGCAAATGATGCGGACCGATGCAGGCGAATTCCTGTTGGTGGGCCACTGGTCACAACCGAATCGTAAGGACTACGGCTGGTTCTCCCTCACAAAGCAACCTTAAATAGGCTTATCTTCAAGACGGACTGCGCTCGCCGACCCTGTCCCTTAATCGCAGGCAAGACTGGGTTTGGCTTTGTCACACGTCAGAACCGAGATCACCAACGGCCCCGTTCGTCACTGGAATATGGGTTGTGGTGAGCGGATCCGGGTCCAGCACCTTCGAATCTTGCGCTGATCTTTATTACCAAAGCGGCTTGTAGAACAACTTATCGGGTTTCTCGTGGACTGGCAGGTCATCCGGCAGTTGCACGTCCTCGGGTGCGAGCAACTCACCCCAATCGGTTCGGGTCCCCATTTCTTCGATGATCTCTTCGGGCACAAAATCATGGCCAGCACGAATCTGCCAGCCGCCCCCGAGCGCCTTGTACACGGAAATCAGGCTCGTGACCACGTCACCGCGCGTTGCCGTTAGCTGATCCTGGCTCGTGACGAGGCGCTGCTGCGAATCCAAAACGCGCTGATAATCCGCGACACCGTCGCGGTACTGCAGGAGGGAAAGCTCGACGGAACGTTCTGACGCCGCTACGGATTCGGCAAGGTAGTTAGCCTGCTGCTGGCCTTGCAAGAAGCCCACGAGCCCATCTTCGACCTCGCGGGCCGCTTCAAGCACCGTGTTCTGGTAATTGACAATCAACCCCTGGAAGGTGGCATCTTGAAAGCGGACATTATTCTTAAGCCGCCCGTAGTTGAAGATCGGCCATTGGAAGGTGGGCCCAACCGTCGCCGTAAATGCGTCGCCGGTAAACAAATCGCTCAAATTGCTACTGCCGGTGGTGCTCGATAGAAAACCGATGGAACCGACCAGATTGAACTGGGGGTACAGATCCGTTCGTGCGATGCCGATCTGTGCGCTCTGTGCTGCGGCCTGAAGTTCTGCGGCGCGAATGTCCGGTCGGCGCCGAAGCAAGTCCGCCGGCATCCCGATGGCGACCTCCGCTGGGGTCGTTGGAATTACCCCGGCACCCTCCAAGATCGCCTGCAGTTCACTCGGGGGCATACCCAACAGAACGCTGAGTGCATTTTTCGCCTGACGCAGGCCCGCTTCCAAGGCAGGGATGGTTGCCTGGGTTTCGGTCAAGAGCGCCTTGGCCTGCTGGACATCGAGTTCCGTAGTCGCGCCGTTTTCGAAACGCACCTGCGCGATCTCAAGGCTTCGCTGCTGAATCGCCACGTTCTGGTGTGCGATCGCAATACGTTCCTCAAAGGTCCGGATCTGGACATAGGTGGCGGCACATTCAGCCGTGAGACTGACCAACACATCATCGTAGTTTGCAACGGAGGCGGCCAAATTGGCATCGGCCGCCTCGATGCCGCGACGGAACCGACCCCAAACATCCAACTCCCAGACCGTATCGAAGCCAATGTCAGCGGCTCCAAACGAAGAGTCAGCAAACGCCGCAAAAAAATTTGGAGAACGTTCGCTCAGCTCGTTATACGTGATGCCACCACTCACCTGTTGTTGTTGGGGGTACTGGCTGCCGATGGCGATGCCTAAGAGCGCCCTGGATTCGAGAATTCGGATCCCGGCGATCTGAAGTGGCAGATTCTGTTGATAGGCCAACTCGATAATGCGATCGAGCACCGGGTCGTTAAAGACCGTCCACCAATCACTGTACTCCTCAGCTTGCGTGTTGACCTGTGGGTCGCTGGTCTCTATCCATTCATCAGCAACGGGTGCTTCGGGCGTCTGAAAATCCGGACCAAGCATCGTACAGCCGCTCGTCAACAGTGCTGCCACAAGCCCGGTGATCGTTCGCGAAGTGCTGAAGAGTCCTTGCCTCGCGGCAGGGCACACATTACGCGTGTGACGGAATGGACAACGAAGACCTGGAACGTTGGTTGTTTTCTTCATCTTATTAATCTATTACGGGTGTCTACAGGCATCCCGCGAAGAATGCGTGGACGTCTCAGCAGAACGCCCCCTCTTCTTTTACGCAGACGCTCCATCGTACGCCGCGCACCATTATTCTGCTGCTCAAGATATTAAACGGTTCCCCGTCACAAGGCCAATTGGTCAAAACGAGTTTGCGCCACGGCTGCACACGACCGAGCAAAAAACCCCTGAATCCGTAGCCCGTACCATTGCGATGCTGCTATACTCGATGGCTGACTCATGCCGAACAGGCTCCGTTCGGCCCCCCGGCCAATAATAGTACACAGAAAGAGTGCGCCCGATGCCGAGTTGCGCACCGCAAGAAAAACAATGTACGTGGTCAATAACGATCCGGAGGAAATTTCCATTCAGCAATCCAAGATAAGCTTCACTCGGCCGACTGAGGACACGCTGCTCATCCGGTTTGTGGGGAGCTGGACTCTGCAGAATGGGCTACCCTCAGCTACCGAGGCGCAAAAGCATGTAACAGAAGGCTCACCAGTCCAGCGCGTCGCATTTGATGCCCAAGAACTCACGGGCTGGGACAGCGGGCTCTTGACCTATTTGATCAAGATCATCGATAGATGCAAAGAACGCAACATCCAGATTGATCGGACAGGGCTGCCGGACGGGGTGAGGCGACTTTTGGATCTCGCCTATGCGGTGCCCGAACGCGAAGGCGCGCGGGTTGTTGCGAAGCGCCCCTCCTTAATCGCGCGCATCGGCGCGGATTCAATCAGGATCGCTCGCGGGGCCATGGAGACCATCAGTTTCATTGGCGAGGTCAGCCTCGCCTTCCTTAAGTTTTTGCGCGGCAAGGCCCAATATCGGCGCGTCGACTTTACCTTGACCATTCAGGAGGCTGGTCCAAAAGCCCTGCCTATCGTTACCTTGATCAGTTTCCTGATCGGGGTGATCCTCGCCTTTATCGGCGCCGTTCAGCTCGAGCAGTTTGGCGCAGGGATCTACGTGGCCAATCTGGTTGGACTCGCCATGGCCCGGGAGATGGGCGCCATGATGACCGGCATCATCATGGCTGGCCGCACGGGCGCGGCGTTTGCTGCCCAGCTTGGCACCATGATGGTGAACGAGGAGATCGACGCGCTGAAGACCATGGGCATCTCGCCCATCGAGTTCCTAGTCTTGCCCCGCATGCTCGCCCTCATGCTGATGCTACCGCTCTTGGTTTTGTACTCGGACGTCTTAGGGATCCTGGGCGGCGCATTCGTCAGTACCACCATCCTCGACATCGGTGCCCTGGAATACTTCGAGCAAACAAAGCACGCGATTGCAATAAAGGACTTCGCCGGCGGCCTCTTCAAGGGCACCCTCTATGGTACGCTAGTCGCCATCGCTGGTTGCCTGCGGGGTATGCAAAGCGGGCGCAGCGCAGCGGCTGTCGGCGACGCGGCCACTTCCGCCGTGGTGACGGGCATCGTCTGGATCGTCGTTGCCTCTGCGATAACGACGGTCATTTACAACATACTCGGCATCTGAAGGACAACTGTCCCTTAACACAAAACGCGATTTATTGGTGAGCTGAGATGGCACAGGTGATGCCAGATGAAACACAACAAGCCGACGTGCAAATCACGGTCCGTGATCTGACGATGGCGTACGGAGACTTCGTGATCCAGCGGGATCTGAACTTCACGGTCCGGCGCGGGGATATCTTTATCATCATGGGGGGAAGTGGTTGCGGCAAGAGTACCTTGCTGAGACACCTCGTTGGACTCAAGTCACCGGCTCAAGGAAAAGTATTGTATGACGGCGAGAGCTTCTGGGACGTTGATCCCCTTGAACAGGTCAGGGTGATGAGACGCTTCGGGGTCATGTACCAGAGTGGTGCGCTGTGGAGTTCCATGACGCTCGCCGAGAACGTGGGCCTTGCCCTGGAAGAGTACACAGACCTCAACCCCAGTCAGATCCGTGAGCTGGTATCGCTCAAGCTCGCGCTGGTGGGGCTTGCTGGGTTCGATGAATTCTATCCGTCTGAGATCAGCGGCGGCATGCAAAAGCGTGCCGGAGTGGCGCGGGCCATGGCGCTGGACCCCGATATCCTGTTTTTTGATGAACCCTCCGCAGGATTGGATCCGGTCAGTGCCCGGCGCATGGATGATCTCATTC of Gammaproteobacteria bacterium contains these proteins:
- a CDS encoding MFS transporter, with the protein product MKQNEIYIKTAETMTATELRASLTLATIFFLRMLGLFMILPVFALYADNLEGVTPLLIGVALGIYGLTQAIFQIPFGMLSDRIGRKPIILMGLIIFAAGSGLAAESDTILGIIVGRSVQGAGAIAAAAMALAADLTREEQRTKAMAIIGISIGLAFATALVASPILEAWVGVPGIFWLTVVLAIIAIAVLYLFVPQPVRSRFHRDAETAPGELKVVLTNTQLLRLDLGILLLHLILTASFVALPLALRNEAGLPASEHWQVYLPVLILSVGIMLPFLILAEKYRVMKQVFVGAVFILMLSLFGLSLWHTTLLAIFLMLLAFFAAFNFLEASLPSLISRTAPPDQKGSALGVYSTSQFLGTFIGGALGGWLFGQFGYSGVFLLGAIAAFVWLGVALSMPNLRHLTSHMINVGRITQAQAQQLVEQLTQVAGVAEAVVIAEDEVAYLKVDRKALDNDALREISLRKE
- the ssb gene encoding single-stranded DNA-binding protein, which gives rise to MAKGINKVILIGNLGNDPETRYTPSGSAVATVSLATSASWRDKETGDQQERTEWHRIVFFGRLAEIVGEYLRKGSQIYVEGRLQTRKWQDNEGKDRYTTEIVANEMQMLGSRSGGTAPVEKAPPPTEEKKTEPAESAAADEFDDDIPF
- a CDS encoding OprD family outer membrane porin, translating into MDHIRSRRIALVAPVVFCLVSQQSRSAEYIRAQEPAPASVQQLQDRVQRAFTETPVDVGRLHPRVDEWLKDRTPFVRDTRFGIKPRTYYLDQNNLDGSKNEAWALGGSLYYVSGQWKELFSVSAELFTSQKLFGPETRDGTELLGPGQGGFTVLGTAYVQLQHKEFLSRLYRQRLNLVYVNGDDDRMVANTFEAYDARYLGRRLGISVGYIDQIKTKSADTFRSMSDVAGVPGSDKGVAMVGAIVAPTDNLTGGAINFYGFDLFNTFYTEANFTSAITDELELGLSGQFTDQRSVGDALLGSFDTQNGGAQVAVSYKGAILNVAFNTTSNGAAIRSPWGGYPGFVSLMELDFNRAGEDAWLVGMSYHFKQQALAGLSMFGSFARGTGARDATTHIALPDESEFNMTLDYLPPKEVLRGLWFRIRGLIVDQEGADDLTTGIRVIVNYRYGFL
- a CDS encoding efflux transporter outer membrane subunit: MKKTTNVPGLRCPFRHTRNVCPAARQGLFSTSRTITGLVAALLTSGCTMLGPDFQTPEAPVADEWIETSDPQVNTQAEEYSDWWTVFNDPVLDRIIELAYQQNLPLQIAGIRILESRALLGIAIGSQYPQQQQVSGGITYNELSERSPNFFAAFADSSFGAADIGFDTVWELDVWGRFRRGIEAADANLAASVANYDDVLVSLTAECAATYVQIRTFEERIAIAHQNVAIQQRSLEIAQVRFENGATTELDVQQAKALLTETQATIPALEAGLRQAKNALSVLLGMPPSELQAILEGAGVIPTTPAEVAIGMPADLLRRRPDIRAAELQAAAQSAQIGIARTDLYPQFNLVGSIGFLSSTTGSSNLSDLFTGDAFTATVGPTFQWPIFNYGRLKNNVRFQDATFQGLIVNYQNTVLEAAREVEDGLVGFLQGQQQANYLAESVAASERSVELSLLQYRDGVADYQRVLDSQQRLVTSQDQLTATRGDVVTSLISVYKALGGGWQIRAGHDFVPEEIIEEMGTRTDWGELLAPEDVQLPDDLPVHEKPDKLFYKPLW
- a CDS encoding MlaE family lipid ABC transporter permease subunit, which codes for MYVVNNDPEEISIQQSKISFTRPTEDTLLIRFVGSWTLQNGLPSATEAQKHVTEGSPVQRVAFDAQELTGWDSGLLTYLIKIIDRCKERNIQIDRTGLPDGVRRLLDLAYAVPEREGARVVAKRPSLIARIGADSIRIARGAMETISFIGEVSLAFLKFLRGKAQYRRVDFTLTIQEAGPKALPIVTLISFLIGVILAFIGAVQLEQFGAGIYVANLVGLAMAREMGAMMTGIIMAGRTGAAFAAQLGTMMVNEEIDALKTMGISPIEFLVLPRMLALMLMLPLLVLYSDVLGILGGAFVSTTILDIGALEYFEQTKHAIAIKDFAGGLFKGTLYGTLVAIAGCLRGMQSGRSAAAVGDAATSAVVTGIVWIVVASAITTVIYNILGI
- a CDS encoding ATP-binding cassette domain-containing protein; amino-acid sequence: MAQVMPDETQQADVQITVRDLTMAYGDFVIQRDLNFTVRRGDIFIIMGGSGCGKSTLLRHLVGLKSPAQGKVLYDGESFWDVDPLEQVRVMRRFGVMYQSGALWSSMTLAENVGLALEEYTDLNPSQIRELVSLKLALVGLAGFDEFYPSEISGGMQKRAGVARAMALDPDILFFDEPSAGLDPVSARRMDDLILELRDSLGATMVVVTHELASIFAIGDNSTFLDPETKTMIASGHPKTLLAESKDPKVHSFLTRGEV